The following is a genomic window from Neodiprion lecontei isolate iyNeoLeco1 chromosome 4, iyNeoLeco1.1, whole genome shotgun sequence.
TTAAATCTAACTCGTCTTAATAATGGAGATGCGAAAGGATATCTCAATAAGATTTTTAGAAACTTCGGAATCCTCTACcgtaaatactttttttttgcattaccATTACATGTTTGTAATGTATTCTGTGACAATACCTGTAGTAGACACAATCCTGGAAATTGTTCTGAAAATGCATCCAATAATTGAGCTGTGAGGACAGCATCTGGAGCTACGACATATACGTTGCTTTCACACAAGGGATAGATAATAGTAGCCTTTGCCCAATACACTAAATGTCCAGTCAGTTGGAATACCTTGGCAAAGGTGATACTTGttagtaattaaaaaaactacTATGTAAACATTATCAAACCCTGAATgtagtgaaaaagaaatcccATTGAATATGCACCTAATCCTCAATATTCATTCAATTGTTTCAGTAATTGATACAGtattattgagaaatatttttgaaaaaaggcagaagtattttcaatcaaaattatcattatgGCTCACCTGTGCCAAGCTGAGATCTGAATCTGCAGCTAATGTTTGAAGACTTTTGAGTGGGCTGTACATTTGTATAAGACGTACTAGCGCTGGAGCCGAGTCAGCAGGAAGCGAATCTAACAAATCTAAAGGCTCTATCAAAAGTAGTAAGCCATGATACGGTCGTAAACTTTCGAGGCATCTgaagtaaataatttcatttaaaacgCGAATGATTTGATTATTAGTAGTACTGCGATGTCACAGAATTTAGTTATcataatttatcgtaatatgataataattcacaatcattcattgctgaaaattatttacaaattatttgcAGAGAATTAAATGATGATGATCATAATGAATTACCTGTCAATTATTTCTGGGTTCATAATGAATCCTTTTTTGTGAGATTGATGAACTTTTTGAGGTAGACAAAAGCTAACTTGTATCCATTTATTAACCATGATATTTATTACCCCTGATGTACTCAGGCTATTGAAAACGGACTTCAAATCTCGAGCAAGAGAACTTCTTTGCAATATAAGTTCATAAGGGGATTCATCAGATTCACTTTCCTCTTCTGATCTGGATcgtatattcaattataacaTCCGTGTACAAATTACATCTAAGAGTATgacaatttataaaaagtGGAAGTAGAAAATTACCGAGCAGCTACTTCGTCATGAGTGGAAACCATCACTTTTATTTCGTCAGTAAGAAATCCGCATCTCTTTTCCTCATGTCTCAAAGCTATTCCCAGTCTGTATAATGGAACATCCAAAAAATATGAtggttttttaaaataaaagaaatatataagCTATTAACTACTGGTGATGAATCATGTTCAAAATCGAATTGATAAGTCACTAAGGTAATTGTAGGTTTCAGTAGATGTTTGAAGATACAAATAATTTATCCTCAAAGTTACCTTTTACTGAGATCGTAATAACACTTAACAACAGAGTGATTCGCTTGAGCCTGCAAAGCGAATACTATGTTGAAGAGCATGGATGAATTGACATCTTTTAGTCCCCTAGAAGGAAGCAATGTAGGGTGTCCAACAAAGCGTACATTGTTGACTTTTAGTTCGAACTTTAATTCACAAAGCTCGGGTTTAACAGCAAAGAGGGTGGACAAAACTTCGTCAGATAAGCCAGTAAGATTGCCATTGCTTATATTGGATGTTGGAAATGGTGTcgactgaaaattatttaaataatgaaaaataaacatgcgccagataataattatactccACATTGATTACGGTCATTTTGTTAATTACTCCTACCAAATTTACAGcttcataaaaaattgatcaattgttaaatatttttgcaacatCATATGTAATGCGATCAAAGTAATGTGAAACGAAATAAGAATTCCACTTGCTCACTcaacaaataaaaatggtaAAGTTAAGGTAAAAATCAAGGCAATTAAAGAGCATGCGAACATACATTTGAGTAAGCACTGCTTAATACAGTAAAGAAGGGGCATTGGTGTTTAAACAAGAGTACAGTATGgaagaattttcatcaaaaagtaagaaaagtgagaaaaaaaagatagaaataaaaatatagtaaTACTTGAATTAATAGGAGGTAAATAAGGGACAATGACCAAATAAAATCTTTATAGTTTTGTATAACTCCTCTTACATTGTAGACATATCGTATGAAACATActgtatgaaaattgattataatttacatgaaaataaagCAACAGAGTCGTGGTCTTATCAAAGATGATATTGGTATAAGACTTGTTTGCGATAGTTTGGGATTTTCCAGTGCAGTAATATTAAAGAATAAATATGAGGAATATACTTGTAATAAATCCTCACTGATTGTTAACGCATAAGGATTCTTCCTCTTTGTAAACTGTTTGGAATCTCTCTCAAGATTAGCGGCGTGAGGATATCTGAATAACATTCGATCGCCCTTACTGTCACTCTTCACTAGAATAACGCTTAATGGATTAATCTCCATTTCCTTGTTTCTCGATGAGCTTATGAGTGAACTCAAAAAGCTCAATCCAACTAACCAATGCTCCGAGATGCCAGAGAAGTTATGAGAGATTGGTTACAGACTCTTGGTATTATCTTAAAATCATAACTTAAATCAGGAATCGGGTTACATGGCAAAAACGCGTATAGACCACTTGCAAGGtttcttgaatttgaattcgACAAATAAAAACTAACGATCCAAATTTTCTGTCATTATGTCAAACCTCGGATTGACGAGAGACTGTTACCAACCCAATAATACTTACCTAACATAACCCTAACCCTAACCTAACTTTAACTCTAATACAACGAGCTGTCATGCCTTCCACGCGCTGTTTAACGACGCACTTTCTATATCGCAGacaaggatgaaaataaaatcaatactTCAAGTAACAATTCCCGAGGTCCGCTGCGCTTTACATCTTTCAAACCATCCTGGACGAGGTGTGAAATTTGTTAGGTTATGGCCTGGGGCTGGGAAGAATTACTTTATTTCTAGTTTAATTCACGCAGGTAGGTGAAAATTACTGCATCGGGCAATTGGATAAATGCACAGTGGCCTGCGTTCGGTCGTTCAGAACttagaaaatgaaatcaaataattatatcCGCAATTCGATTCGCAAATCGTATCAACCAATGAAACGGTCTGCTTTGACAGCATTTGACAGCTTACTGAAGCAAGGTATCAGATGCTTTCTGTTTCTGCTAACACTTTGCGAATATTAACTGGAGAAGAATTCAGATAATTCGTAAGTTTGAATAATACATATGCGAATCTGATATGCTGACACTGCGATTACTCATCTTACATTCAATACTTTATCAATCCTCTTCTTcaacatttgaataataattgtaaatgaGAAACCATCATTCTGTAATTCAAGACTTCTATGTCAACTCATCACTATCTATCTTGTATCATGTTTTAGACATATTATCCAACAATTAGTATAGCATACTATGTTTAGAAGCTGGTGTCATAAACTTTCAATTCTTCTAAGATATTCATGATTAAGTATTCTTAGTAACTGACGACGCAGAacgaaaattgcaaaattttataccttcgCAAAAATCCACCCTATACCGATGATTACAGTAAATTACAATAAAGTAATGTtatcattcattttcaaatcaatagatctaatatttttattgttattataccaATTAAAAGtgttcgttttttgtttttaatatttataagttGTTGAAATTATTCGGTTCCTAATTGTGTTTCAAAAAACAACTAAAAGTATGGTACAAGATGGAAAAACGAAGTCACATGAATTTTTGCACGACATTATAACTAAAATAAAAGTAGATCAATATTTCGTATCagactttttcattttatatgtTACACGACACTGctcaatatattaataactCTATTACGCCTTACAGTTCGTTCAACATCGTTATTTGCAAGAACCATtatgaaaaatctaaaaatattcattacttcTATGCCTGCTTACCAATTTAATAAGTTGACTCAATTCTTGGAAATGTGCAAGACGATTGTTAGAAATCTATGACCGGCATTGGAATGTGAGAGAAGAAAACTTTGTATAATAGATTTCAGAATAATTGTCCCAATTGTTCATGCATTATCAACATTAAATTCAGTTTCAAAATACCATCTTTAAGAAATGACCTTTGCTGTAATAAAAGTAGGTTACTTAAAGAGTgactttatttttaaacattctGAACATAAACATGAATGTTGGTAATGATTTGCAAAGTGTTCATAAACCTATAACACATTATGGTGGATAGTAAAAGTGTTGAAATGGTAAAGCATTCAAGTTTGATATCGTACATGCATTTTGCTAAGGTATTCTAGAGCCCTAGAGTTTACAGATTCAAAGTAGAAAACGATTTCTATTTTAGATTAACGGGACCATATattgaaacgaattttcaacATGTTTGAAGGAGCAGTTGCAGCACTTCTGAACCGTTTTCTAGGAAATTATGTCGAAGATCTAGATACCGAAAATTTCAATGTAGGCATATTTTCTGGTGATGCATACCTTACAGATTTGAAGCTGAAAACAGAAGCCCTTGTACGTAGAGACAGATATTTAtacttcaataaaatattcttgtgaATATTTTAACAAACATATCTGTTTAGCTATTACTTCGTTAAAGACtcgcaaatttttaattttagtaTCAACTTGGGCttccaataaaaataaaaatcggattaattggaaaaattagtcTGAAGATACCTTGGACTGGTCTTACTTCACAGCCAGTTATTGTCAGCATTGAGGTATGATATACATCTACCTTCATGATGACTTTCCGAAATGTACTCACAactggaaaattatttcaggatatatatataatagcaGTTCCTGCCTTAGGAGATGTATATGatcctgaaattgaaaagcgTCTGATCAGGgcagcgaagaaaaaaatattagaggACCTAGATGAGGATTACTTTCTTGGATACGGTATAACACTGCCATTAGCTAATGATAACTTTAGATCAGAATTTCCTCATAAAAgaaatttgcatttttcttaGGAATAACTTCTAGTCTGCTCGACAGCTTGGTGACATCTgttattaacaattttcaaatcaccATCAATAATGTCCACGTCAGATATGAGGACAGTTTTACACAAACAATACCCGTTGCCTGTGGCCTATGCATTCAGAGTCTATCAGTGACTACCACTAACAAGTAATAATATAACTAAACAATCACACCACGTTTGTTTATGCATGTAATTTAATCTTTAGAcctggaaaaatttcaccaaccAATTCTGCTTTGTGTTTTCAAGTGCAAAACTTACTTTGCTTCAAAAACAACCACTGATGAAGATAGGAATTTTTATGCATCgaacaatattatttatttttctagcTAACAAAGTGAACTTTTCTCTCTgtaatgaatatatatttcagGCTCGTGGCTGTGTATTCGTATGCTAACGTTGCTTTTActtattattttgtattagATGTTCACTGTAAGTTTTCACAACTGCCTTTTTTGTATGAATTCAATTCCTAAATTTGGCACGATTTGCAGTAAATGGAAACCAGGTGTGATTGCCACAAATTCAACATCTATTTATCAACTGATGAGAGCTGAGTCGATATCAGTTTATTTAGACCCTAAAGCAGAGACTTGTTTGCCAGAATATCCAACAAAATTGGAACTTGCAAAATTGTTGTCATGGAAAAATGTGATGCATCAAGCACTTCAAACATTCAGCATCAACAATCAAGATTTTCAATTCCGtatgtagaaaatatttttaaattggaATGCATGAGCTTCATAATTGATTGGAGATATAGTTTACACAATATTACATGGCACTCCTATAATGTGGCCTtacattcgaaaatttgtaagGCATACTTTTTTTATAGTAATGAAACCATTCACtgcgagaataaaaattataattaataaaagtAATGAAGTTCGAGTCCCACGAATGCTGGTGGATTTTGTTCTGCAAGATGTCGCTTCCCAAATTACAAAACAGCAGTACATGACATTTTGCGAGATTTGTCGAACTCTGAAACGGATATCCATTAATAGGTTTGTAATATATTGGATGcgtttgaattgaaattaatttattatcattattataacaattttcatGATCATTCATGTTCAGGCcatacaaaaaatatcatcctCAGTCCAGCGTTCGTGAAAATTGCACAGGCTGGTGGAAATATGCTTACAAAGCCATAGTTGATCACAGCGTTAAGCCTTACACCTGGGCACATCTTCAAGCTcacagaaaaaattatcatcagtACAAAAATGTGTTCAAAATGACATTACTTCGACCCACTGACACCGAACTAAAATTGGACTTACAGAAATATGAAGATATGCTCACCATAGTCAGCATTATAATAGCTCGAGAACATGCAAAAATTGAGGTACTAAGGATACTTCAATATTATTCAACATAAAGCAATGCGCTAcacgtttttattttgataCAATGCATTTGATACCTCTGCGGAAAGTTAAAACAATTCACTGACTTACTTCGCTTTTTCTGAACCTTGTTTTTTCAcgtattttttacacataagATATGTGTCGAGATAGTAAATCACAAAACTTGTTTGTGAGAAATACTTGTTAtatactgaaattttcatttctgtaaTCTTACAGTTGAAAGAGGAGGCTCCTCAGCACGTATCGGTCGAAGTATGTAAATCCAGTCTATGGGATATGGTTGATGAGCCAGAAATGGTTAAATTTGTAGTCAATCATGAAAAAACATATGGAGTTTGTAAGCTAAGCAGTCCAGAgcgtaaatttattcaaactaTGGGTAATGGTGCTGAAGTACAAACAAATCCTGAGAAATTGTCACAATATATTGGTAGAT
Proteins encoded in this region:
- the LOC107219966 gene encoding GATOR complex protein NPRL3 isoform X3, giving the protein MKSDSKGDRMLFRYPHAANLERDSKQFTKRKNPYALTISEDLLQSTPFPTSNISNGNLTGLSDEVLSTLFAVKPELCELKFELKVNNVRFVGHPTLLPSRGLKDVNSSMLFNIVFALQAQANHSVVKCYYDLSKRLGIALRHEEKRCGFLTDEIKVMVSTHDEVAARSEEESESDESPYELILQRSSLARDLKSVFNSLSTSGVINIMVNKWIQVSFCLPQKVHQSHKKGFIMNPEIIDRCLESLRPYHGLLLLIEPLDLLDSLPADSAPALVRLIQMYSPLKSLQTLAADSDLSLAQVFQLTGHLVYWAKATIIYPLCESNVYVVAPDAVLTAQLLDAFSEQFPGLCLLQVISDFSLPTSISQKLNPLSQPQQQTQLVKIIIWLLRNHLLLQLHTYIQYMPTLHGCQKVTSITEDDSGPNESMKNQHSWEGTDASAGTPGESDTGASPALRGTSGIFEYQSDGFSIPSEDMILLDKLCRLGYLKGGHHLEEIMYLENIRRSQLLQILDKFRDVLITCETEDPAIALFYSHFDC
- the LOC107219966 gene encoding GATOR complex protein NPRL3 isoform X5 — translated: MLKKRIDKVLNSTPFPTSNISNGNLTGLSDEVLSTLFAVKPELCELKFELKVNNVRFVGHPTLLPSRGLKDVNSSMLFNIVFALQAQANHSVVKCYYDLSKRLGIALRHEEKRCGFLTDEIKVMVSTHDEVAARSEEESESDESPYELILQRSSLARDLKSVFNSLSTSGVINIMVNKWIQVSFCLPQKVHQSHKKGFIMNPEIIDRCLESLRPYHGLLLLIEPLDLLDSLPADSAPALVRLIQMYSPLKSLQTLAADSDLSLAQVFQLTGHLVYWAKATIIYPLCESNVYVVAPDAVLTAQLLDAFSEQFPGLCLLQVISDFSLPTSISQKLNPLSQPQQQTQLVKIIIWLLRNHLLLQLHTYIQYMPTLHGCQKVTSITEDDSGPNESMKNQHSWEGTDASAGTPGESDTGASPALRGTSGIFEYQSDGFSIPSEDMILLDKLCRLGYLKGGHHLEEIMYLENIRRSQLLQILDKFRDVLITCETEDPAIALFYSHFDC
- the LOC107219966 gene encoding GATOR complex protein NPRL3 isoform X1 translates to MEINPLSVILVKSDSKGDRMLFRYPHAANLERDSKQFTKRKNPYALTISEDLLQSTPFPTSNISNGNLTGLSDEVLSTLFAVKPELCELKFELKVNNVRFVGHPTLLPSRGLKDVNSSMLFNIVFALQAQANHSVVKCYYDLSKRLGIALRHEEKRCGFLTDEIKVMVSTHDEVAARSEEESESDESPYELILQRSSLARDLKSVFNSLSTSGVINIMVNKWIQVSFCLPQKVHQSHKKGFIMNPEIIDRCLESLRPYHGLLLLIEPLDLLDSLPADSAPALVRLIQMYSPLKSLQTLAADSDLSLAQVFQLTGHLVYWAKATIIYPLCESNVYVVAPDAVLTAQLLDAFSEQFPGLCLLQVISDFSLPTSISQKLNPLSQPQQQTQLVKIIIWLLRNHLLLQLHTYIQYMPTLHGCQKVTSITEDDSGPNESMKNQHSWEGTDASAGTPGESDTGASPALRGTSGIFEYQSDGFSIPSEDMILLDKLCRLGYLKGGHHLEEIMYLENIRRSQLLQILDKFRDVLITCETEDPAIALFYSHFDC
- the LOC107219966 gene encoding GATOR complex protein NPRL3 isoform X4, whose protein sequence is MLFRYPHAANLERDSKQFTKRKNPYALTISEDLLQSTPFPTSNISNGNLTGLSDEVLSTLFAVKPELCELKFELKVNNVRFVGHPTLLPSRGLKDVNSSMLFNIVFALQAQANHSVVKCYYDLSKRLGIALRHEEKRCGFLTDEIKVMVSTHDEVAARSEEESESDESPYELILQRSSLARDLKSVFNSLSTSGVINIMVNKWIQVSFCLPQKVHQSHKKGFIMNPEIIDRCLESLRPYHGLLLLIEPLDLLDSLPADSAPALVRLIQMYSPLKSLQTLAADSDLSLAQVFQLTGHLVYWAKATIIYPLCESNVYVVAPDAVLTAQLLDAFSEQFPGLCLLQVISDFSLPTSISQKLNPLSQPQQQTQLVKIIIWLLRNHLLLQLHTYIQYMPTLHGCQKVTSITEDDSGPNESMKNQHSWEGTDASAGTPGESDTGASPALRGTSGIFEYQSDGFSIPSEDMILLDKLCRLGYLKGGHHLEEIMYLENIRRSQLLQILDKFRDVLITCETEDPAIALFYSHFDC
- the LOC107219966 gene encoding GATOR complex protein NPRL3 isoform X2 translates to MLVKSDSKGDRMLFRYPHAANLERDSKQFTKRKNPYALTISEDLLQSTPFPTSNISNGNLTGLSDEVLSTLFAVKPELCELKFELKVNNVRFVGHPTLLPSRGLKDVNSSMLFNIVFALQAQANHSVVKCYYDLSKRLGIALRHEEKRCGFLTDEIKVMVSTHDEVAARSEEESESDESPYELILQRSSLARDLKSVFNSLSTSGVINIMVNKWIQVSFCLPQKVHQSHKKGFIMNPEIIDRCLESLRPYHGLLLLIEPLDLLDSLPADSAPALVRLIQMYSPLKSLQTLAADSDLSLAQVFQLTGHLVYWAKATIIYPLCESNVYVVAPDAVLTAQLLDAFSEQFPGLCLLQVISDFSLPTSISQKLNPLSQPQQQTQLVKIIIWLLRNHLLLQLHTYIQYMPTLHGCQKVTSITEDDSGPNESMKNQHSWEGTDASAGTPGESDTGASPALRGTSGIFEYQSDGFSIPSEDMILLDKLCRLGYLKGGHHLEEIMYLENIRRSQLLQILDKFRDVLITCETEDPAIALFYSHFDC
- the LOC107219966 gene encoding GATOR complex protein NPRL3 isoform X6 produces the protein MEINPLSVILVKSDSKGDRMLFRYPHAANLERDSKQFTKRKNPYALTISEDLLQSTPFPTSNISNGNLTGLSDEVLSTLFAVKPELCELKFELKVNNVRFVGHPTLLPSRGLKDVNSSMLFNIVFALQAQANHSVVKCYYDLSKRLGIALRHEEKRCGFLTDEIKVMVSTHDEVAARSEEESESDESPYELILQRSSLARDLKSVFNSLSTSGVINIMVNKWIQVSFCLPQKVHQSHKKGFIMNPEIIDRCLESLRPYHGLLLLIEPLDLLDSLPADSAPALVRLIQMYSPLKSLQTLAADSDLSLAQVISDFSLPTSISQKLNPLSQPQQQTQLVKIIIWLLRNHLLLQLHTYIQYMPTLHGCQKVTSITEDDSGPNESMKNQHSWEGTDASAGTPGESDTGASPALRGTSGIFEYQSDGFSIPSEDMILLDKLCRLGYLKGGHHLEEIMYLENIRRSQLLQILDKFRDVLITCETEDPAIALFYSHFDC